The genomic region TATAAGCTTAATTCTGAAATATAATTTAGATCCAGCTCTGGATAAACAAGGTAAACAAGAAGACAAAAACTAATGATCAGGTTGAATAAATAAGCCATTTTAAAGATCCGGAAATTCAGGAAAAACAGGAGGTAAAGTCCGAATACAACTAGTATAATATTAATGGCTGTCATAACATTATTAATTAAACCCCGATGGAACCGGAACTTATCGCTGTATCTATTCCGCGCTTCAGCTTATTGAAGATTTTAAGTGCCAGTTGCGCTTTATTGACCGGGATAGCAGGAATCATAGGCACTCCCCTTTCTCTTAGCATTTTAAAAGCAATCGCTTTTTCATTCGCAGGTAAACCCAGCAGCACGGAAAAATAGATCTTGGGATCTTTAATAAATTGTTTCCTGGCCTCATAAGTTTCCACAAAATTTCGTTCATATTTGAATAGGCGGTCAAAGCTTTGCTCTGCCCTGTTGAAAAAGGCGTCTCTGTCAAAACCCCGTTTTACAAGTTTTCCGTTAAACTCGACTTCAGAAGATTTGTATTTACTTCCCGGGGAAAGGCTAAAGGAATTAGACATATCCTTTCGGCTAACGATGATATGGATATGGCTTTGGTTTCCCGCTTTTAACATGCCTTGGGTAATTCGCTGTCCATTTAACTGATGCGGCGCCTCCTTCTCAAGTCGGGCTATCATTTTTTCCAGTTTTGAGACATCTCCACTTATTTCTCCGCGTTTGATTTTTTGAATTTCATCCTTACACTTCAATATTCTTGTAGCATACGGCTGATTTTCCCGGACCTGAACATCGGTACCTTTAAAAGTCCTCTGGTGTTCTATTTTCGCATAATACTTTATGTCTTGAACGCTTATAGCTTTTCCATTGATTTCCCTGTTAAAACTGGCCGCATAATCTTTCATGATCTCACGGGTATAGGTCTTTAGGTCCAGGCTATGATTTTGTAATCTTCGAAGCTCATACTGCGACGGGCTCACCGTGATGGAATAGAATTTAGGTTCTACTTTTTTTAATTTTGAAGTATTGGCATCTATCTCTCTAACAACTTCATGGGCGCTTAGCTTTTCCCCACTCTGGTTAAAGAAATGTTCCATTTCTTCTATTTCGAGATTCTGGTTTTCCTTCTCCAAGTATTCCACATAATCGGCTGCACTTTGAGAAAAAGTACTTCCTAATTTCTGAGGGGTGATGGTGATATACATTTTAATGGTCTTGATATTATAACTTCTTTTCAGGTAAAGTTGGATCCCTTTTTTCCAGGATCAGGGGTTTCTTTTTGGGTTCATTTTCTTCCAGTAGCGATTGCAAAATAGCCAAGGTAGGATTTGCTTTATTCTTCTCTACATTCTTCATGATCGCAATGATCGCATTGGTTCTTTTTTTCAGGGAGTTTTCTATTTTTCTTCCTGTAGGACCCAATCTTTCCTTTGGAGAAATCTCGTTAAAGAAGAAAAAATCGAGCATGGTAGAAAGTGCTTCTGTATGGGTTTTGAAATGGGTACGGGAAAATTCCTGAAAACGTTCCGCGGTTTCTTTCTTAAATCGAATGTTTTTAAAAGGCTCCATATTTTCACTTTATTATGAAATTTGCCGCAAATCGATGCCTGTTTACAGGGCTTTCGAATCGATTTGCCGCAAATCGATGAAAAATCAAAATTCCCCGAATTTGAAATCAACTGAAAAACCTGGCGTTTAGAAAGAAAATGGAACATGTAACATCGCGTAGCGTGTTATCCTCTTGCTATTCCATTTCCGTCACGCGCAGGCGTGACAAAAATTTCATACAAACCCGGCAAGGGTGAATTGCATCTTATTAAATAAAAATTTTGATAATGATGTTGAGCAGCGAAAGTCAGAATAGTAGGCTCAACATAGTATTTAAATTCGCTGGTTTACAGCTTTCTAAATATACGATTTTTATAAATTAAGGAATAAAAAAGACCTGAGTTTATCAGGTCTTATAATTAGATCATTATGGTTTATAAAAGTCCTTCATCTGCAAAACTGAAGAACTGGCCGTCTGGAGTTAAGATCAGGTGATCCAAAACTTTTATATCCAAAAGTATGGCAGCCTTTATGATCTTTTCGGTTAACCTTTTGTCTGCCTCACTAGGCTTTAATGTTCCGCTGGGATGATTATGAGATAGAATTACTGCCGTTGTTAAACTCTTAAGTATAACGGCGAAAACTATTCTAAGATCTACCATAGTTCCGGTGATTCCACCGCTGGAAACCTCATAAATACCTTTAACCCTATTGGCGTTATTGAGTAACATAATCTTAAAACATTCCTGTAGCCCAATTTTATCTTTATTCCAGGTCTTGTAAAAAACCGCGGTTGCATCTTCAGAAGAGGTGATCTTTGGAGCCTCTGTAATTTTAAAACTACCTCTATATTTTATCGATATTTCATTAACTTTAGTTTTCATATTAATCGTATTTAAGGGTTAAGTGAAAAGAGGGCGTTACCGTGAACAAGTACCCGCCCTCTTATTTTTTAACTACCTGACTGATTCGTCATTTCTTGCACCTAATAGAAGGATTTCATTGGCTTCCACTTCAGTAACGTATCGCTTTACGCCTTCGTTATCCTCGTAGCTTCTGGACTTCAGTTTTCCGCTTACCCCTATCTCTTTTCCCTTGCTGGCATATTTCTCGATAATTTCCGCGGTTCTTCCCCAGGCTACTATGGTATGCCATTCGGTGTTCTGAACTTTCTCACCCTGTTCATTTTTGTAAAACTCATTGGTGGCAAGTGAAAAACGGGCAACTTTCTTTCCGCTTTCAAGGTTCGTGATTTGTGGCTCCTGGCCCACATTCCCGATCAACTGTACATGATTTCTTAAAGTGCTCATGATTATAATATTTAAGATTAATAATTTACCTGAACCTTTCAGGCTTTTGCTTTTATATGATTTACTTTTTGTATCTGGAGCGTTTTCCTTTTTTGTTGTTTTTGAGGCGGCTTCCATTGATATGTTATCGTATGATTTCATGATGTCCATTTTAGATTTACTTCCCGTAGCGCCTTCGCT from Gramella sp. MT6 harbors:
- a CDS encoding JAB domain-containing protein, with amino-acid sequence MKTKVNEISIKYRGSFKITEAPKITSSEDATAVFYKTWNKDKIGLQECFKIMLLNNANRVKGIYEVSSGGITGTMVDLRIVFAVILKSLTTAVILSHNHPSGTLKPSEADKRLTEKIIKAAILLDIKVLDHLILTPDGQFFSFADEGLL
- the mobB gene encoding MobB family relaxase; this translates as MYITITPQKLGSTFSQSAADYVEYLEKENQNLEIEEMEHFFNQSGEKLSAHEVVREIDANTSKLKKVEPKFYSITVSPSQYELRRLQNHSLDLKTYTREIMKDYAASFNREINGKAISVQDIKYYAKIEHQRTFKGTDVQVRENQPYATRILKCKDEIQKIKRGEISGDVSKLEKMIARLEKEAPHQLNGQRITQGMLKAGNQSHIHIIVSRKDMSNSFSLSPGSKYKSSEVEFNGKLVKRGFDRDAFFNRAEQSFDRLFKYERNFVETYEARKQFIKDPKIYFSVLLGLPANEKAIAFKMLRERGVPMIPAIPVNKAQLALKIFNKLKRGIDTAISSGSIGV
- the ssb gene encoding single-stranded DNA-binding protein, which produces MSTLRNHVQLIGNVGQEPQITNLESGKKVARFSLATNEFYKNEQGEKVQNTEWHTIVAWGRTAEIIEKYASKGKEIGVSGKLKSRSYEDNEGVKRYVTEVEANEILLLGARNDESVR
- a CDS encoding BfmA/BtgA family mobilization protein, which gives rise to MEPFKNIRFKKETAERFQEFSRTHFKTHTEALSTMLDFFFFNEISPKERLGPTGRKIENSLKKRTNAIIAIMKNVEKNKANPTLAILQSLLEENEPKKKPLILEKRDPTLPEKKL